A genomic window from Algoriphagus sp. Y33 includes:
- the trxA gene encoding thioredoxin — protein sequence MPAKTKTFQELIDGDQAVLVDFFATWCGPCKMMQPILEDTAKQLGDKVKILKVDVDKNQLAAGKFQVRGVPTLILFRKGKILWRESGVVPTHQLVKILASHIKEPV from the coding sequence ATGCCTGCAAAAACTAAAACATTCCAAGAATTGATAGATGGGGACCAAGCGGTTTTGGTGGATTTCTTTGCCACTTGGTGCGGCCCGTGTAAAATGATGCAGCCAATTCTGGAAGATACCGCCAAACAGCTAGGGGATAAAGTGAAGATCCTAAAAGTCGACGTGGATAAAAATCAATTGGCCGCCGGCAAATTTCAAGTGCGTGGTGTTCCCACTTTGATTCTTTTCCGGAAAGGTAAAATTCTCTGGAGAGAGTCTGGCGTAGTTCCGACTCATCAATTAGTGAAAATACTCGCTAGCCATATCAAAGAACCTGTTTGA
- a CDS encoding YeeE/YedE family protein, translating into MNHLIDWISQPWPWYVAGPLIGFTVPALLILGNKSFGISSSLRHVCAMCIPAKIPFFQYNWRKETWNLVFVSGVLIGGFIATEFMSNPGEIVIATQTQADLAALGITDFSGLMPSDIFSWENLFTAKGLIFFVLGGFLVGFGTRYAGGCTSGHAIMGISSLQWPSLVATTFFMVGGFLMTQVFLAPLMKLVGF; encoded by the coding sequence ATGAATCATCTTATTGACTGGATATCCCAGCCATGGCCGTGGTATGTGGCCGGTCCACTGATCGGCTTTACCGTTCCCGCGTTGCTGATTTTGGGAAACAAGAGTTTTGGGATTTCATCTTCTCTCCGACATGTCTGTGCGATGTGTATTCCGGCGAAAATTCCCTTTTTTCAATACAACTGGCGAAAAGAGACTTGGAATCTGGTATTTGTATCTGGAGTTTTAATCGGAGGTTTTATCGCGACCGAATTTATGTCAAATCCCGGGGAGATAGTCATTGCCACGCAGACACAAGCTGATTTGGCTGCTTTGGGAATAACGGACTTTTCCGGCTTGATGCCCTCGGATATTTTCTCTTGGGAAAATCTGTTCACTGCCAAGGGATTAATATTCTTTGTTTTAGGAGGGTTTCTGGTTGGCTTTGGAACTCGTTATGCAGGAGGTTGTACTTCGGGACATGCGATTATGGGTATCAGTTCCCTGCAATGGCCATCCTTGGTCGCTACAACTTTCTTTATGGTTGGTGGCTTTCTGATGACTCAGGTGTTCTTGGCTCCTTTAATGAAGTTGGTAGGATTTTAA
- a CDS encoding acyl-[acyl-carrier-protein] thioesterase: MSSELVFQFQKGFEIRSYQVDPDGKLSLTALSNLFQEIAWRHADSADFGRNLQEQNLSWILARMEITCKNLPSWGDSILVYTAGRGVDKLFAFREFLVTNPEGDPLARGMSSWVLMNVQRKRILRPENALPPELFDPNEKPEWNPKKIIPRGKLVKSEKLKVRYSDLDLNNHVNNTSYVRWVENILRESGCHTLPFLINYLAECVLGDELDIQLYKHAGHFIVEGKVEGKQVFLAEAK; encoded by the coding sequence ATGAGTTCAGAACTTGTTTTTCAGTTTCAAAAGGGTTTTGAGATCCGTTCTTACCAGGTAGATCCCGATGGGAAGCTGAGCTTGACGGCATTGTCTAATTTGTTTCAGGAAATAGCGTGGCGGCATGCTGATTCCGCCGATTTTGGCAGAAATCTACAAGAGCAGAATTTATCTTGGATTCTGGCCCGTATGGAAATCACTTGCAAGAATCTGCCTTCATGGGGAGATTCGATTTTGGTTTATACTGCCGGAAGAGGAGTGGATAAGCTTTTCGCTTTCCGTGAGTTTCTGGTGACCAATCCCGAAGGAGATCCTCTTGCCAGAGGGATGAGCTCTTGGGTTTTGATGAATGTGCAGCGCAAAAGAATATTAAGACCTGAAAATGCACTGCCCCCAGAATTGTTCGATCCTAATGAAAAACCAGAGTGGAACCCTAAAAAGATAATTCCTCGGGGGAAGCTAGTGAAAAGTGAAAAGCTCAAGGTAAGGTACTCGGATCTTGATCTGAACAACCATGTGAACAATACCAGTTATGTACGTTGGGTCGAAAATATTCTTCGGGAAAGTGGTTGCCATACCTTACCGTTTTTGATCAATTACCTAGCGGAATGTGTGCTGGGAGATGAGCTGGACATTCAGCTGTATAAGCATGCCGGTCATTTTATAGTAGAGGGCAAAGTAGAGGGTAAGCAGGTTTTTTTGGCAGAAGCCAAATAA
- a CDS encoding DUF6691 family protein, whose translation MEKVERTIPEVICDAPNSQETGEQGWALMKYLILGILFGIVFVKAEIISWFRIQEMFRLDSFHMYGVIGSAIVTGIISIQLIKRFRIKSIAGEEIKIPKKEFRKGQIIGGFIFGLGWAITGACPGPLFAQIGSGFTVVIVTLLSAIAGTWVYGKFSDRLPN comes from the coding sequence ATGGAAAAAGTAGAAAGAACTATACCTGAAGTAATTTGTGACGCACCCAATTCTCAGGAGACAGGGGAGCAGGGATGGGCTTTGATGAAGTATTTGATTCTCGGGATTTTGTTTGGGATTGTTTTTGTGAAAGCTGAAATTATCTCCTGGTTTAGAATCCAGGAAATGTTTCGATTGGATTCATTTCATATGTATGGGGTAATCGGTTCAGCGATAGTGACCGGGATTATCTCCATCCAATTGATCAAGCGATTCCGGATCAAATCCATAGCAGGAGAGGAAATTAAAATTCCTAAAAAGGAATTTCGAAAGGGGCAGATCATTGGGGGATTTATCTTCGGTCTGGGTTGGGCAATTACAGGGGCTTGCCCCGGACCGCTTTTCGCACAGATTGGGAGTGGCTTTACGGTTGTAATTGTGACTTTACTTTCAGCTATTGCCGGAACTTGGGTCTATGGTAAGTTCTCAGATAGACTCCCGAATTGA
- a CDS encoding MFS transporter, with product MNILSKRRFALGAFFFFVGLCFASWAARIPDIQAKFDLSEGQLGTLLLFLPMGSVIGLPIAGWAVHQYGSRKVIMLGSFAYATTLPLIGLAPTTWLLIPVLILYGMLGNVMNISLNTQALDLEDQMGKSILASFHGLWSLAGFSGAGLGALMIFLGASPALHYAVVMLVSIIIILSAQKYIFKEKVLTEGGGLVMKKPDALLLRISLIAFLGMMAEGCMFDWSGVYFKKVVQSDPSLIALGYVAFMGAMASGRFITDKIAARFTKVAVIQVSGVLIFSGLSLAVLFPTVAVSTAGFLLVGLGVASIIPLSYSIAGRSKLYTPSVALALVSTISFFGFLLGPPLIGFIAELFNLKFSFALIAIAGLGITLLSSVRKAVFLIPIKQSPNRAK from the coding sequence ATGAATATACTTTCCAAAAGACGATTTGCCCTAGGGGCTTTTTTCTTTTTTGTAGGACTTTGCTTTGCTTCTTGGGCAGCAAGGATTCCCGATATTCAAGCCAAGTTTGATCTCTCAGAAGGGCAATTAGGAACTTTGTTGTTGTTTCTGCCAATGGGATCGGTCATTGGCTTGCCCATAGCAGGCTGGGCAGTACACCAGTACGGTAGCCGTAAAGTGATTATGTTGGGTAGCTTTGCTTATGCAACCACGCTTCCGTTGATTGGATTGGCACCAACGACCTGGCTGCTTATTCCCGTGCTTATTCTGTACGGAATGCTCGGGAATGTAATGAATATCTCACTTAATACGCAGGCACTTGATTTGGAGGATCAGATGGGGAAAAGCATTTTAGCTTCTTTCCATGGACTCTGGAGTTTGGCGGGGTTTTCAGGAGCAGGATTGGGGGCATTGATGATATTTCTAGGTGCTTCTCCCGCGCTGCATTATGCGGTAGTGATGCTGGTTTCTATTATTATCATACTTTCTGCCCAAAAATACATTTTCAAGGAAAAAGTACTTACTGAAGGTGGAGGATTGGTGATGAAGAAGCCTGATGCGCTTTTGCTTCGGATTAGCCTGATCGCTTTTCTAGGTATGATGGCTGAAGGCTGTATGTTTGATTGGAGTGGTGTTTATTTCAAAAAAGTCGTCCAATCAGACCCGTCTTTAATCGCTCTCGGTTATGTTGCCTTCATGGGAGCCATGGCTTCAGGGAGATTTATTACGGATAAGATAGCTGCGAGATTTACCAAAGTTGCGGTGATTCAGGTAAGCGGCGTTTTGATTTTCTCAGGATTGAGTTTAGCCGTATTATTCCCCACTGTGGCAGTATCAACAGCAGGTTTTCTATTGGTAGGACTTGGTGTAGCTTCCATTATTCCGCTCTCTTACAGTATAGCAGGACGGTCTAAATTGTATACTCCCAGTGTGGCTCTGGCCTTGGTTTCTACCATTTCATTCTTTGGATTTTTACTTGGCCCCCCTTTGATTGGATTTATTGCAGAATTATTTAATTTAAAATTCTCTTTTGCGCTAATCGCCATTGCGGGACTGGGAATTACCCTATTGTCAAGCGTAAGAAAAGCTGTATTTCTTATTCCAATTAAGCAATCACCTAACCGTGCTAAATGA
- a CDS encoding DUF2723 domain-containing protein, protein MLNYKQINNLTGWVVFAVATLVYILSVEQTASFWDPGEFIAVAYKLQVPHPPGAPFFLLVYRMFSFFAFGDPLQVAYWMNIGSAFFSGFTILFLFWSITLFGKKLFNVIEAQESKGETITLMGAGIVGSLVYTFSDSFWFSAVESEVYAMSSFFTAIVIWAFLKWDVIKDPREENKWMIFIAYLVGLSIGVHLLNLVTLPALALIYYFKKYDKPNFKGALFAMFLGGVALIIINNFIIPGLPSLAGSMEIFFVNSIGLPFGSGIVVFMILFFAAVFYAYKYSRKKGNAILNTALLSFIFILIGYSSYALIVVRANQDPIINENAPKDIISYVSYLKREQYGYRPLMHGQYFTAQLVSQEEGAPVYMKGKDKYEIVDYSLVNTYDPTKTTILPRIYSTQESHKRLYRQKLGLREGQDPSFGDNIYFMFSHQLGHMYWRYFMWNFSGRESDFSDAPWTGITDAFKDYPDYITENKGHNNYLMLPLLLGIIGLFFQAKVDPKSFYVNLMLFLMMGVVLVLYLNSPPVEPRERDYIYVGSFYAFAIWVGIGVMAIAHMIGRATKNLAAAGIIATLLTLPVAGLMAGQNWNDHNRKGRYFSVDSARNFLASCAPNAILFTGGDNDTFPLWYVQEVENFRTDVRVIVLSYFDTDWYVNQMTRPVNESEALPFSLDANRYQKGTNDVLYVMEREGMNAISVKEYLKLLNSGSDLLKMETGGKSVANMVPSRNLILEVDSSAVANKDIIPEEFAPLFAPQMNLQVKGNYVTKGTLMLIDLIASNNWDRPIYFNNTSLATIGINIQDHVVMEGLTYRLLPVRRPDYVREELVNADLAYENYMTKFAFRGMDNPDAYLDEEYRRFASNHRSALNSIVIALLDEGDLEKASTLLNYGLEVMPNEAIPYDLSSGQSVPLFFEVGEDEKALDIIDKVSKKSLDMIEFYTRENRDYDREMMISIEMIRYFIPLLEERGYQEKAQELKLRMEQFLGPQQSGGGALDRR, encoded by the coding sequence ATGCTCAATTATAAGCAAATCAACAATCTGACCGGTTGGGTCGTTTTTGCAGTAGCTACACTAGTTTACATTCTTTCTGTCGAACAAACTGCTAGTTTCTGGGATCCGGGAGAGTTTATAGCCGTAGCATATAAGCTACAAGTACCCCACCCTCCCGGAGCACCATTCTTTCTGCTGGTCTATCGCATGTTCAGTTTCTTCGCTTTTGGAGATCCTTTGCAAGTGGCCTATTGGATGAATATTGGAAGTGCATTCTTCTCAGGCTTCACAATCCTATTCCTTTTTTGGTCGATCACCTTATTTGGGAAAAAACTTTTCAACGTAATAGAAGCTCAGGAAAGCAAAGGAGAAACCATCACCTTGATGGGCGCCGGAATTGTAGGCTCGTTGGTTTACACATTCTCCGACAGTTTCTGGTTCTCGGCTGTAGAGTCGGAAGTTTATGCCATGTCTTCCTTTTTCACGGCGATTGTGATTTGGGCATTCTTGAAGTGGGATGTGATCAAGGATCCACGTGAAGAAAATAAATGGATGATCTTCATCGCCTATTTGGTTGGGCTTTCTATCGGCGTTCACTTGTTGAACTTGGTGACTTTACCAGCTTTGGCATTGATCTATTATTTCAAAAAATACGACAAGCCAAATTTCAAAGGAGCTCTTTTTGCCATGTTCCTAGGTGGAGTAGCACTGATCATCATCAACAATTTTATCATCCCCGGACTTCCCAGCTTGGCAGGATCCATGGAGATTTTCTTTGTCAACAGCATAGGCTTACCATTTGGCTCAGGGATCGTGGTATTCATGATCTTGTTTTTTGCCGCCGTATTCTATGCGTATAAATATTCCCGAAAAAAGGGAAATGCAATTCTAAACACCGCATTGCTTTCTTTCATCTTTATCCTTATTGGATACTCAAGCTATGCACTGATAGTAGTGCGTGCCAATCAGGATCCTATCATCAACGAAAATGCACCAAAGGATATTATCAGCTACGTGTCCTATCTAAAGCGGGAGCAATATGGCTATAGACCATTGATGCATGGGCAGTATTTCACCGCACAATTGGTGTCTCAAGAAGAGGGAGCTCCTGTCTATATGAAAGGCAAGGACAAGTACGAGATTGTGGACTATTCTTTGGTAAACACCTACGATCCCACCAAAACGACTATTCTGCCAAGAATTTATTCTACCCAAGAAAGTCACAAGAGGCTTTACCGTCAAAAACTGGGACTGCGAGAAGGGCAGGATCCCTCCTTTGGTGACAACATCTATTTTATGTTTTCACATCAGTTGGGGCACATGTACTGGCGTTACTTTATGTGGAATTTCTCCGGCCGGGAATCCGATTTTAGTGATGCGCCATGGACAGGCATCACGGATGCGTTCAAAGACTATCCTGATTACATCACCGAGAACAAAGGTCACAATAATTACCTCATGCTCCCGCTATTGCTGGGAATAATCGGACTGTTCTTTCAGGCCAAAGTTGATCCAAAATCTTTCTACGTGAACCTTATGCTATTCCTAATGATGGGTGTAGTGCTGGTACTTTATCTGAATTCCCCCCCGGTAGAGCCACGGGAGAGAGATTACATCTATGTTGGTAGTTTCTATGCATTTGCGATCTGGGTCGGCATCGGTGTGATGGCAATCGCCCATATGATAGGCAGAGCTACCAAAAATCTTGCTGCAGCCGGGATTATTGCAACGCTACTTACGCTTCCTGTTGCAGGGCTGATGGCTGGACAAAACTGGAATGACCATAACAGAAAAGGAAGATATTTCTCAGTGGATTCTGCCAGAAATTTCCTAGCCTCCTGCGCACCAAATGCCATCTTGTTCACGGGTGGAGATAATGATACTTTCCCGCTTTGGTATGTACAGGAAGTGGAAAACTTCCGTACGGACGTCAGAGTGATTGTCTTGAGTTACTTTGACACGGATTGGTATGTGAATCAAATGACCAGACCTGTCAATGAATCAGAAGCTTTGCCATTCAGCCTAGACGCAAATCGCTATCAAAAAGGGACAAACGATGTGCTCTATGTAATGGAAAGAGAAGGCATGAATGCAATCTCCGTGAAGGAATATCTGAAACTGCTGAACTCAGGATCTGATCTTCTGAAAATGGAAACCGGCGGTAAGTCAGTTGCCAACATGGTTCCTTCCAGAAACTTGATATTGGAAGTTGACAGCTCCGCCGTTGCCAATAAAGATATCATTCCTGAAGAATTCGCTCCACTTTTTGCTCCACAAATGAACCTTCAGGTGAAAGGGAATTATGTCACCAAAGGAACTTTAATGCTGATTGATTTGATCGCTTCCAATAATTGGGACAGACCGATTTACTTCAATAATACCTCTCTTGCGACCATTGGAATCAACATACAGGATCATGTAGTAATGGAAGGTTTAACTTACCGGCTGCTTCCTGTAAGAAGGCCTGACTATGTTCGGGAAGAGCTTGTAAATGCTGATTTGGCGTATGAAAACTACATGACCAAATTTGCTTTCCGCGGCATGGATAATCCTGATGCCTATTTGGACGAGGAATACAGAAGATTTGCCTCAAATCACCGTAGTGCACTGAATAGCATCGTGATAGCTTTGCTAGATGAAGGTGATCTTGAAAAAGCATCCACACTTCTCAACTACGGATTGGAGGTAATGCCAAATGAGGCAATCCCTTACGATCTCTCCAGCGGGCAATCGGTTCCATT
- a CDS encoding c-type cytochrome, giving the protein MNQIPKSLLDLFALIIGLLVTVSVLVGLVGVILYIDSDGWKFSQEKLAYAPIQLNEPKSIALMDPTGMWTVPDWDLVAKEANADEINYGRELIANTAEYLGPQGKVMRISNGLNCQNCHLDAGTVPFGNNYSAVSSTYPKVRGRSGKSEDIQMRINDCFQRSLNGEALANESKEMKAVVAYMDWLGQNVPKGEKPKGSGIYEVPLLDRAADPVLGRTIYERQCMVCHMSDGQGVMKVDESGYIYPPLWGEHSYNQGAGLFRMSRFAGYVKANMPFGATYERPVLTDEEAWDVAAYVNSMDRPKRDFPEDWPDISKKPMDHPFGPYSDGFSEEQHKFGPFQAIKAATLK; this is encoded by the coding sequence ATGAACCAGATACCAAAATCCCTCTTAGATCTATTCGCCCTTATCATCGGGCTTTTGGTGACAGTAAGCGTTCTTGTTGGTCTGGTGGGAGTGATATTGTACATTGATTCTGATGGGTGGAAGTTTTCTCAGGAGAAATTAGCCTATGCTCCTATTCAGCTTAATGAACCAAAATCAATTGCTTTGATGGATCCTACAGGGATGTGGACTGTTCCTGACTGGGATTTGGTGGCTAAAGAGGCAAATGCCGATGAGATAAATTATGGACGTGAGCTTATAGCGAATACAGCTGAATACCTCGGGCCGCAGGGTAAAGTGATGAGGATTTCGAACGGGCTGAACTGTCAAAACTGCCACTTGGATGCCGGAACAGTTCCGTTCGGAAACAATTATTCTGCGGTGAGCAGCACATATCCCAAGGTGCGGGGAAGATCGGGCAAATCAGAAGATATCCAGATGAGGATCAATGACTGTTTTCAGCGTAGCTTGAACGGAGAGGCTCTGGCAAATGAGAGCAAAGAAATGAAAGCCGTCGTAGCCTATATGGATTGGCTTGGTCAGAATGTGCCGAAAGGAGAAAAGCCGAAAGGTTCCGGAATTTACGAAGTGCCCTTACTTGATAGAGCAGCTGATCCGGTTTTAGGGAGAACTATTTATGAAAGGCAGTGTATGGTTTGTCATATGAGTGATGGGCAGGGAGTGATGAAAGTAGATGAAAGCGGCTATATATACCCGCCTCTTTGGGGTGAGCATAGCTATAATCAGGGAGCTGGATTGTTTCGTATGTCGCGATTTGCAGGTTATGTGAAAGCCAATATGCCTTTTGGTGCGACCTACGAAAGACCCGTCCTCACAGATGAGGAAGCTTGGGACGTGGCTGCCTATGTCAATAGTATGGATAGACCGAAGCGGGATTTTCCGGAGGATTGGCCCGACATATCAAAAAAGCCAATGGATCATCCTTTTGGGCCATATTCCGATGGATTTTCTGAAGAACAGCACAAATTTGGTCCTTTTCAGGCAATTAAAGCAGCTACACTCAAATGA
- a CDS encoding rhodanese-like domain-containing protein, with the protein MKIEQIYTGCLAQGAYYIESEGEAAVIDPLREVQPYIEKAERRNAKIKYVFETHFHADFVSGHQDLSAKTGASIVYGPTTMKMGFDAIVAEDGQEFKIGKAKVKVLHTPGHTMESSCYLLFNEEGKAEAIFTGDTLFIGDVGRPDLAQKVVAELTQDKLAGHLYDSLRNKIMPLPDELIVYPAHGAGSACGKNMSKETSDTLGNQKKTNYALQEMTKEEFTKKLITGLTPPPAYFPQNVMMNIEGYDSIDTVLERGVKPLIPKEFEAAANETGALILDTRAPQVFAKGFVPNSINIGIDGSFAVWVGAMIPDLKQPILLVADEGREEEVVTRLARVGYDYAIGYLKGGFEAWEKSGEEIDQITSISAGELAKIKKENNSVNILDVRKESEYQSEHVLNAENAPLDYINESMLKIDKDKTYYVHCAGGYRSMVFNSILRARGYDNLIDVKGGFKDLKESGEFEISEFVCPTTLL; encoded by the coding sequence ATGAAAATCGAACAAATATACACAGGATGCCTAGCTCAGGGAGCCTATTACATTGAATCAGAGGGAGAGGCAGCGGTCATTGATCCGCTTAGGGAGGTCCAGCCTTACATTGAGAAAGCAGAGCGGAGAAATGCAAAAATCAAGTACGTGTTCGAAACGCATTTTCATGCGGACTTTGTCTCTGGTCATCAAGACTTGTCCGCAAAGACAGGCGCTTCGATTGTGTACGGCCCTACGACTATGAAGATGGGGTTTGATGCTATTGTGGCTGAGGATGGACAGGAATTCAAGATTGGTAAGGCCAAAGTAAAAGTACTTCACACTCCGGGGCATACGATGGAAAGCTCCTGTTATTTGCTTTTCAATGAAGAGGGAAAAGCTGAAGCAATCTTTACAGGAGATACCTTGTTTATCGGAGATGTGGGAAGACCTGATTTGGCACAGAAAGTAGTGGCAGAGTTAACTCAAGATAAGTTAGCGGGGCATTTGTATGATTCGCTTCGCAATAAAATCATGCCTTTGCCGGATGAGCTGATTGTCTATCCTGCTCACGGTGCCGGATCAGCCTGCGGCAAGAATATGAGTAAAGAGACCTCCGATACATTGGGAAATCAGAAGAAAACTAATTATGCCCTTCAGGAGATGACCAAAGAAGAATTTACCAAGAAGCTGATCACAGGATTAACTCCACCGCCTGCTTATTTTCCGCAGAATGTCATGATGAATATCGAAGGATATGACAGCATTGACACTGTGTTGGAAAGGGGCGTGAAGCCACTTATACCTAAGGAATTTGAGGCAGCAGCCAATGAAACAGGGGCTTTGATCTTGGATACCAGAGCACCGCAGGTTTTTGCCAAAGGATTTGTACCAAACTCTATTAATATTGGAATTGACGGAAGCTTTGCTGTTTGGGTAGGAGCGATGATCCCAGACTTGAAGCAGCCGATTCTTCTAGTAGCAGATGAGGGAAGGGAAGAGGAAGTGGTTACCAGACTAGCCAGGGTAGGGTATGATTATGCTATTGGCTATTTGAAAGGTGGATTTGAAGCATGGGAAAAATCAGGAGAGGAGATCGATCAGATCACTTCAATTTCTGCCGGAGAACTTGCGAAGATTAAGAAAGAAAATAATTCGGTGAATATTCTGGATGTGAGGAAGGAGTCCGAATACCAGTCTGAACATGTATTGAATGCTGAAAACGCACCGCTTGATTACATCAATGAAAGCATGCTGAAAATAGATAAGGATAAAACCTACTACGTGCACTGTGCAGGTGGCTACCGCTCCATGGTCTTCAATTCTATTCTGAGAGCCAGAGGCTATGACAATCTGATCGATGTCAAAGGAGGCTTCAAAGACCTGAAAGAGTCAGGGGAATTTGAGATTTCTGAATTCGTATGTCCCACTACATTATTATGA